One genomic window of Branchiostoma lanceolatum isolate klBraLanc5 chromosome 5, klBraLanc5.hap2, whole genome shotgun sequence includes the following:
- the LOC136435354 gene encoding uncharacterized protein produces MFRKTVLVSFRFAGRRFRSSVVAPSVRDAYVAEEVQKFCTETPVERATTPPSSWFTDPAIYGLEKQTVFKWNWVAVGRTDQVASPGQYFTGVVGDEPFLVVRDKSNTLRGFFNVCRHHAAILAGEDEGTADAFTCCYHGWTYGLDGRLTKAMRLRGIQNFSARNFGLKPMAVKAWGPLVLVRPDGQENGTEFETQVASLKDQLDELDFTSGLRFVERRRYHVNCNWKVVLDNYLDGGYHVEYLHRNLASNLSIDTYRTDVQDLFSVQTCSGSGEDDQSMTRQRIGKTSIYGCVYPNLMINRYGPWLDTNIALPLTHDTTEVIYDYWLAEDFAQTMGEAELQEFVQTSLAESDQVQEEDTFICERVQKGLKSSAYDVGRYAPRVEMADHAFHLKLASDLKQGIRTNNQANGIAVPCMF; encoded by the exons ATGTTCAGAAAAACGGTCCTGGTGTCTTTCCGTTTCGCAGGAAGACGTTTCCGCAGCTCGGTCGTGGCTCCGTCCGTCAGAGACGCGTACGTCGCCGAGGAAGTTCAGAAGTTCTGCACGGAGACCCCCGTCGAACGCGCGACAACTCCCCCTTCAAGTTG GTTCACAGACCCCGCGATCTACGGACTCGAGAAGCAAACCGTCTTCAAGTGGAACTGGGTGGCTGTGGGCCGGACAGACCAGGTAGCCTCACCGGGACAATATTTCACAG GGGTTGTCGGTGACGAACCTTTCCTTGTGGTCCGAGACAAGTCCAACACCCTCCGAGGCTTCTTCAACGTGTGTCGGCACCACGCCGCCATCCTGGCCGGGGAGGACGAGGGCACGGCCGACGCCTTCACCTGTTGCTACCACGGCTGGACCTACGGACTGGACGGCAGGCTCACCAAGGCCATGCGACTCCGCGGGATCCAGAACTTCTCCGCCAGGAACTTCGGGCTGAAGCCGATGGCGGTGAAGGCGTGGGGCCCGCTCGTCCTTGTACGTCCGGACGGACAGGAAAACG GGACTGAATTCGAGACCCAAGTGGCGTCCTTGAAGGACCAGCTGGACGAGCTCGACTTCACCTCCGGGCTCCGGTTCGTGGAGCGCCGCCGGTACCACGTCAACTGTAACTGGAAGGTGGTGCTGGACAACTACCTGGACGGAGGGTACCACGTGGAGTACCTGCACAGGAACTTGGCGTCCAACCTGAGCATCGACACCTACCGCACAGACGTGCAGGACCTGTTCTCCGTACAGACGTGCTCGGGCAGCGGGGAGGACGACCAGTCCATGACGAGACAACGGATCGGGAAGACCTCGATCTACGGCTGCGTGTATCCCAACCTGATGATCAACAGGTACGGGCCTTGGCTGGACACCAACATCGCACTGCCGCTGACTCACGACACGACAGAAGTCATCTATGACTACTGGCTCGCCGAGGACTTCGCACAGACGATGGGAGAGGCGGAACTGCAGGAGTTCGTCCAGACGAGCTTGGCAGAGAGCGACCAAGTCCAGGAGGAGGATACCTTCATTTGTGAGCGCGTTCAGAAAGGACTGAAGTCGTCTGCTTATGACGTCGGCAGGTACGCGCCACGTGTGGAGATGGCAGACCATGCCTTCCACCTGAAACTGGCATCCGATTTGAAACAGGGCATTCGCACTAACAATCAGGCCAATGGAATCGCTGTGCCGTGCATGTTCTAA
- the LOC136435355 gene encoding dystroglycan 1-like, producing MTASANQQPACKSRDSQHQPQECCHPQNLDSANQSNMAVLWPSLLVDLSCTYSPRRRGSISGSRLTYTGTLLAVLVVCLLNFSAVGASKHESNDVITWLEMYPVSPVTDATVKSNVPVSVLWGVPDLTVVVGRLLQFTIPPDAFKGDIAKYKVSAAGGNKLPSWVQWVGEDRTLICTPAESDVGLLYITVTAIGKPNNTSDPPSQASDVFSINVVPETAPESTTAPALASYLGNVENSVVCLPGEPFTMVTVIVDADPNKLYPKDKLKLLSGMKAHMKVPLDFLKLLPMGNKRILDASAFMAGPGNVKQANSEGMLLSWTVGCGSDTSNLRGVNRVEETAKSGEMARELGYDVIGWHVTSPKPHLSKRMKRQLQLRPTPTPVPVIPVLPDAPESSAIPPTRVIPTQASPIFTDVGRTATLEPTPAPSKVVPTDTRVFLTASPRGTRTKPTMSASMMQTPTMLPPRPTRIDIVTSTVVPSRSELVTPTPVFTVPVTPTQVTQPVTTPDKTSAKTTTPKTTKPEDTTTPKKETTPEKETTAETPTFPKTPQVPTEPNTPPELINHIDRVTVYQGEVLRFKIPMDTFYDVEDGNTRKLKLVFMNIDGLIMPKNSWVRFDDVSQELYGLPMGEHVGTGEYLMAALDSAGAVARDAFEIQVLPRTKQFNHKFSVRIDYDFDKFKYDVNKQLLLMEKLAKLYGESDTSSITVQEFKAGSVIYSWSNNTLPYYPCPSEEITQLRSKLMKDGEINPELIEALKPEFIVTKVSVAPAGPCDKGYGTDKPEGPVIDNSGSRVTSDDDKWLHIVLPAVICAAILLLLGLIIFLLYRRRRKGKLSKEDKHTFVNKGIPIIFADELEDTKPTTSSTPVIMKDEKPPLPPPEYPKVPLPDMPPGVDPPHTPDEDFSTPPYQPPPPFSTPQGSRGTRPVIAPPYRSPPPYVPP from the exons ATGACGGCGTCAGCCAACCAGCAGCCGGCCTGCAAGTCACGTGACTCCCAGCACCAACCACAGGAGTGCTGCCACCCTCAGAACTTGGACAGTGCAAATCAGAGCAACATGGCAGTGCTATGGCCAAGCCTTCTCGTAGATCTTTCCTGTACATATTCCCCTAGAAGACGAGGCTCGATATCCGGGTCCAGATTGACGTACACAGGGACTCTGTTAGCAGTGCTAGTGGTGTGCTTGCTGAATTTTTCTGCAGTGGGTGCTTCTAAACACGAATCCAATGATGTCATCACGTGGCTCGAAATGTACCCCGTTTCCCCAGTAACAGATGCGACAGTGAAGAGCAATGTTCCCGTGTCTGTCCTGTGGGGTGTCCCAGACCTCACCGTCGTTGTCGGAAGGTTGTTGCAGTTTACCATACCTCCAGATGCCTTCAAGGGCGACATTGCAAAGTACAAG GTGTCTGCAGCTGGTGGTAACAAACTCCCCTCCTGGGTCCAGTGGGTGGGTGAGGACCGCACCCTCATCTGCACCCCAGCAGAGAGCGATGTCGGACTTCTCTACATCACCGTCACCGCTATCGGCAAGCCCAACAACACCTCCGACCCGCCATCCCAGGCCAGTGACGTGTTCTCCATCAACGTGGTACCGGAGACAGCGCCGGAGTCCACCACCGCCCCTGCACTCGCATCCTACCTTGGCAATGTGGAGAACAGCGTGGTGTGCCTTCCTGGAGAACCCTTCACCATGGTTACTGTGATCGTGGATGCAGACCCCAACAAGCTGTACCCTAAGGACAAGCTGAAGCTGCTGTCCGGCATGAAGGCCCACATGAAGGTACCCCTGGACTTTCTCAAGCTGCTGCCTATGGGAAACAAACGGATCCTGGATGCATCAGCATTTATGGCAGGGCCCGGAAATGTCAAGCAGGCCAACTCCGAAGGAATGTTGCTTTCCTGGACTGTGGGGTGTGGTAGTGACACCAGCAACCTGAGGGGCGTGAATCGTGTGGAGGAAACTGCCAAGAGTGGGGAAATGGCTCGTGAGCTGGGCTACGATGTGATTGGATGGCACGTGACCAGCCCCAAGCCTCACCTGAGCAAGCGTATGAAGCGTCAGCTGCAGCTGCGACCCACTCCCACGCCGGTGCCTGTCATCCCGGTGCTTCCAGATGCTCCCGAGAGCAGCGCCATCCCGCCAACACGGGTGATCCCCACACAAGCCTCTCCCATCTTCACAGATGTGGGGAGGACGGCCACCCTGGAGCCCACCCCTGCGCCATCCAAGGTCGTGCCAACTGACACCAGGGTGTTCCTCACTGCATCTCCACGAGGAACCAGGACCAAGCCTACAATGTCGGCCAGCATGATGCAGACTCCAACCATGCTGCCACCAAGGCCAACCAGGATTGACATTGTCACCAGCACAGTGGTGCCCAGCAGGTCCGAGCTCGTCACCCCAACACCAGTCTTCACCGTCCCAGTCACGCCCACACAGGTTACACAACCTGTTACAACACCAGACAAGACGTCGGCAAAGACAACAACTCCCAAGACAACAAAACCAGAGGACACAACTACACCCAAGAAAGAAACTACACCAGAGAAAGAAACCACTGCAGAAACACCCACCTTCCCCAAAACTCCTCAAGTTCCCACAGAACCCAACACTCCACCAGAGCTTATCAACCACATCGACCGTGTCACCGTGTACCAGGGAGAGGTTCTGCGCTTCAAGATTCCCATGGACACCTTCTACGATGTGGAGGATGGCAACACCAGGAAGCTCAAGCTGGTCTTTATGAACATCGACGGACTTATCATGCCCAAGAACTCCTGGGTCCGCTTCGACGACGTCAGCCAGGAGCTGTATGGCCTGCCAATGGGAGAGCATGTGGGTACAGGGGAGTATCTGATGGCTGCTTTAGACAGTGCAGGTGCAGTGGCCAGAGATGCCTTCGAGATCCAAGTCCTGCCTCGTACCAAACAGTTCAACCACAAGTTCAGTGTCAGGATCGACTATGACTTTGATAAGTTCAAGTACGATGTCAACAAGCAGCTGCTCTTGATGGAGAAGTTGGCCAAGCTGTATGGAGAGAGCGACACAAGCTCTATCACAGTACAGGAGTTCAAAGCTGGGTCTGTCATCTATTCATGGAGCAACAACACCCTTCCGTACTACCCCTGTCCCTCCGAGGAAATCACACAGCTCAGGTCCAAGTTGATGAAGGATGGAGAGATCAACCCAGAGCTTATCGAGGCCCTGAAGCCTGAGTTCATCGTGACGAAGGTCTCCGTGGCTCCTGCTGGGCCCTGTGATAAGGGATATGGAACTGACAAACCAGAAG GTCCAGTCATTGACAACAGTGGCAGTCGTGTGACCAGTGACGACGACAAGTGGCTGCACATCGTGCTGCCGGCGGTGATCTGTGCCGCCATCCTCCTGCTGCTCGGCCTCATCATCTTCCTGCTGTACCGCCGGCGCAGGAAGGGCAAGCTGTCCAAGGAGGACAAGCACACCTTCGTCAACAAGGGCATCCCCATCATCTTTGCTGACGAGCTGGAGGACACAAAACCCACAACCTCCTCCACGCCTGTCATCATGAAGGATGAGAAACCCCCACTCCCGCCCCCCGAGTACCCCAAGGTGCCCCTCCCCGACATGCCTCCGGGCGTCGACCCTCCCCACACCCCTGACGAAGACTTCTCCACCCCGCCCTACCAGCCACCGCCCCCCTTCAGTACCCCCCAGGGCAGCAGGGGAACCAGACCGGTCATCGCACCCCCCTACCGCTCACCCCCTCCCTACGTCCCCCCGTAA